CGGCCCAAATTAAAATATGCGACATGCTTTTGATGCGCTGTTGTAAGGGAGTTAAGCGTTGCTCGCTACTTTCCATCAATTCAGCAATATGGCCGACTTCGGTATTCATACCGGTACCGGTGACAATCGCGGTCGCATAGCCGTGGGTTACCGAGGTGCTCATAAAGCACATGTTGACTTGATCCGCCAAGATTAAACTTGGATCATTCAAGGTTTGGGTGTTTTTTCTTACTGGATCGGATTCGCCGGTGAGGGCGGATTCATCAATTTGGAGTTGAACGGTTTCTACTAAGCGCGCATCCGCCGGAATAATCGTGCCGGTTTCCAGCTTAATTAAATCGCCCGGCACCAAATCGGCCGCGGCTAAGTTTTGCCATTCGCCGTCGCGTTTTACCCAGCACTTGGGGGCGGCCATGTCACGTAATGCATCCATTGAACGCTGAGCTTTAAATTCTTGCATAAAGCTGATCGTTGCGTTGATTAAGATGATGGCGGTAATCGCAAACGCATCGACATAATGCTGAATATAAAAGGACAGCAAGGCGCCAAAAAATAACACAATTAAAAGAGGGTTTTTAAGCTGACGCAAGAACAATGGGATAATCGCGACACCATGGGTTTCGCTGAGCTGGTTTGGCCCATGTTGCGCTAGGCGTTTTTCGGCCTCATCTTGGCTTAAGCCCAATATCGAATCGGTCGCAAAGTGCTGGCTTAGCTGTTCGATGTCATGCGTAAAAAACGGAGTCGATTCAGTCTGCTCTGGCTTGGATGGTTCAGAATTCGTTTGATCGTTATGCGCTAAGCTCATGGTGACCTCTATTTAGATTAACGATTTCGAGTGACCAGTTTAAACGGGATCTGTAATAGGGTTCCATCAGCCTGCTGAAGCAGAAGACTGATTTGCCATTCCATCATCTCATTGGTACAAAAAGCCAGCATTGAGCTACCGGTGAAACGACCAGGTTGAGCTGGATCGGCTTTTAGGGTGACACGGTTGTATCCCATGTACATATTAATGCCTGAAATATCCAACTCGAGCGTTTGGGCTTCTAAGTTATTAAGTTGAACCTCAATCTGAAAGGGTTTGGCGAGCGGAATCGGTTGAGGCTGAATGCTCAAGCTAGCTATTGAATTGCCTTGTTGTGCCTGACAAGTTTGTTGGTGAAGGTCACAATCTTCGATAAGCGGCCAAGATTGAATGTCGGGCTTATTTTGGCAAGCACTTAACAGCACAAGACTGAGAAGCCCAATTAAGATCGATGAAAATTTCATTTTGACGTCTTCTCCTGCCTAGGGCGGCGTTTTTTAGGTAGCGGTTGGCATGTTGGGCAAATATAACTCGCACGTTGAAAGTGAACTGCGCGCTCAATTATTGTGCCGCAGTTTAGACATGGTTGATCCGCGCGACCATACACAAATAGTTTTTGCACGAAATAACCAGGGCGGCCACTCGGACTAAGAAAATCTTTTAAGGTTGTGCCTCCCTGGTCAATGGCCGCGCTTAATACCTGTCGAATTTGTGTAACTAATTTTTCGCATTCTAATAGAGTTAAATCTTTCGCGGGTTTTAAAGGATGCACCCCACTTAAAAACAAGGATTCATTGGCATAAATATTTCCGACTCCGACCAGAAAATGACTGTTCATAATTAAGGATTTAATCGCGGTATTTCGAGTTCGAGTCGCCTGCCAAAGATAGTCGGAATTAAATTCATCCGATAAAGGTTCCGGGCCAAGCTTCTTGAGGAGCGCATGATGTTCAAGCGGTTGATCTGTCCATAACCAAGCCCCAAAACGTCGTGTGTCCTGATACCTTAAACAGCTTCCATCCTCAAACACCAGGTCAATGTGATCATGCTTGCCCGCTGGGATGGATTGAGTCAGAACCCTCAAATGCCCAGACATGCCTAAGTGAATCAAAATATGACCAACAGAGGTTTTAAGCAATAAATATTTGCCACGCCGTTTAACTGACTCAATCACCAGGCCTGGTAGTATGGTTTTGAGTTCAGCCGGAACCGGCCAGCGTAGCTGATTTTGGCGTATTTGAATTTCTACGATACGCTTGTGGCAAATTTGGTTCTCAATGCCGCGTTTAGTGGTTTCGACTTCAGGAAGCTCGGGCACTTTTAGCGTCTCAATATTTGGGTTAAGGCGGCCTGAGCATCCGGGTATTGGAACTTAAACCCCAGTTTTTCAAGTCGTGTAGGCACTACACAACTGCTATGCGTAAGCACCTGAGCACCTTCACCAAATAGCCAGGTGAGTAATTTTTCAGGCA
The Thiomicrospira pelophila DSM 1534 genome window above contains:
- the mutM gene encoding bifunctional DNA-formamidopyrimidine glycosylase/DNA-(apurinic or apyrimidinic site) lyase is translated as MPELPEVETTKRGIENQICHKRIVEIQIRQNQLRWPVPAELKTILPGLVIESVKRRGKYLLLKTSVGHILIHLGMSGHLRVLTQSIPAGKHDHIDLVFEDGSCLRYQDTRRFGAWLWTDQPLEHHALLKKLGPEPLSDEFNSDYLWQATRTRNTAIKSLIMNSHFLVGVGNIYANESLFLSGVHPLKPAKDLTLLECEKLVTQIRQVLSAAIDQGGTTLKDFLSPSGRPGYFVQKLFVYGRADQPCLNCGTIIERAVHFQRASYICPTCQPLPKKRRPRQEKTSK